From the genome of Desulfobaculum xiamenense, one region includes:
- a CDS encoding type II secretion system F family protein — MLALIAFVSVIACFALAMGVCGLLFGRGNDAARRAHRRMQRLARSAPQDVDILRRRSLSDVPWLHRVLAGLSWTSRLETLIRQANVRVNVGVLVLVSATGATIGYLCAELVTDNFFFSFVPPVIFGYAPFFWVKRRRNKRMEKFQRQLPEALDLVARALKAGHAFTHGMRLVADEFEDPIGPEFAITLDEINFGIDMDQAMQNLVNRVDCPDLMFFVVSVNIQRETGGNLAEIIANISRLIRERFKLHGKIRVLSAEGRLTAYILLALPSCVGLVINIINPEYMSLLYETPEGKNVMTMAIFMMGIGAAALKKLIAIRV, encoded by the coding sequence ATGCTCGCGCTCATCGCCTTCGTCAGCGTCATCGCCTGCTTCGCCCTTGCCATGGGCGTGTGCGGCCTGCTCTTCGGACGCGGGAACGACGCGGCGCGGCGTGCGCACCGGCGCATGCAGCGCCTCGCTCGCTCCGCCCCGCAGGACGTGGACATCCTGCGCAGGCGTTCGCTCTCCGACGTGCCGTGGCTGCACCGGGTACTGGCCGGGCTGTCGTGGACGTCGCGCCTCGAAACCCTCATCCGGCAGGCCAACGTGCGCGTCAACGTGGGCGTGCTGGTCCTCGTCTCCGCCACGGGGGCGACCATCGGCTACCTGTGCGCCGAGCTCGTCACCGACAATTTCTTTTTCAGCTTCGTGCCGCCGGTCATCTTCGGCTACGCCCCGTTCTTCTGGGTGAAGCGCAGACGGAACAAGCGCATGGAAAAGTTTCAGCGGCAACTGCCCGAGGCGCTGGACCTCGTGGCCCGCGCCCTCAAGGCCGGACACGCCTTCACCCACGGCATGCGCCTCGTGGCCGACGAATTCGAGGACCCCATCGGCCCGGAATTCGCCATCACCCTCGACGAAATCAATTTCGGCATCGACATGGATCAGGCCATGCAAAACCTCGTCAACCGCGTGGACTGCCCGGACCTCATGTTCTTCGTGGTTTCGGTGAACATCCAGCGCGAAACGGGCGGCAACCTCGCGGAAATCATTGCCAACATCTCGCGGCTCATCCGCGAGCGCTTCAAGCTGCACGGCAAGATCCGCGTGCTCTCCGCCGAGGGACGCCTCACCGCGTACATTCTGCTGGCGTTGCCCTCGTGCGTGGGGCTGGTTATCAACATCATCAACCCGGAATACATGAGCCTTCTGTACGAAACGCCCGAGGGCAAGAACGTCATGACCATGGCCATCTTCATGATGGGCATCGGCGCGGCGGCCCTCAAGAAGCTCATCGCCATCAGGGTGTAG
- a CDS encoding type II secretion system F family protein, translating to MNMQMLIPLVASLVGFIAVLLLVLGVTGAVNTRNKLSNLDSRMSARGGDRTRNAQREAGLAERLASAASRSAERLGERVKPASAEELNALAIRLVRGGYPSHNASAAFWGAKLCLTILGGGAGLCAKLVTPDMPLGLTLIAITIPAAIGLYLPDVWLSWRIATRRREVLYSLPDALDLLVVCVESGMGLDQALNRVGNELSMASPTLSGEFKTLILELRAGMKRADALRNLALRVDLEDMNSLVTLINQADAFGTSIAGTLRVYSDALRTTRRHRAEEAAAKMPVKLLFPLIFCIMPALFVAIMGPAAIQLMRAFSRF from the coding sequence ATGAACATGCAGATGCTCATTCCACTGGTGGCCTCCCTCGTCGGTTTCATCGCCGTGCTGCTTCTGGTACTCGGCGTCACCGGGGCCGTGAACACGCGAAACAAGCTCTCGAACCTCGACAGCCGCATGTCCGCCCGGGGCGGTGACCGCACCCGCAACGCCCAGCGCGAGGCGGGCCTCGCCGAACGGCTGGCCAGCGCGGCAAGTCGAAGCGCCGAACGCCTCGGCGAACGCGTGAAGCCCGCCAGCGCCGAGGAGCTCAACGCCCTTGCCATCCGACTGGTCCGTGGGGGATACCCCTCGCACAACGCGTCGGCGGCGTTCTGGGGTGCCAAGCTGTGTCTGACCATCCTTGGCGGCGGCGCGGGCCTGTGCGCCAAGCTCGTCACGCCGGACATGCCGCTCGGGCTCACGCTCATCGCCATCACCATCCCGGCGGCGATCGGCCTCTACCTGCCGGATGTCTGGCTGTCGTGGCGCATCGCCACCCGTCGTCGGGAAGTGCTTTATTCGCTGCCCGACGCCCTCGATCTGCTGGTGGTCTGTGTGGAATCGGGGATGGGACTCGATCAGGCCCTGAACCGCGTGGGCAATGAGCTCAGCATGGCAAGTCCCACCCTGTCCGGCGAGTTCAAGACGCTCATCCTTGAACTGCGGGCTGGCATGAAGCGGGCCGACGCCCTGCGCAACCTCGCCCTGCGCGTGGACCTTGAGGACATGAATAGCCTCGTGACGCTCATCAATCAGGCGGACGCCTTCGGAACGAGCATCGCGGGAACGCTTCGGGTCTACTCCGACGCGCTGCGCACCACGCGCAGGCACCGCGCAGAGGAAGCCGCGGCCAAGATGCCCGTGAAGCTGCTCTTTCCACTCATTTTCTGCATCATGCCCGCGCTGTTCGTGGCCATCATGGGCCCGGCGGCCATCCAGCTGATGCGCGCATTTTCCCGGTTCTAG
- a CDS encoding SPOR domain-containing protein, with product MTYATARTITCTILVALLTALSGCAGTQQSGGRSMSLMEKFHAGKPLMEDAKAPAATDADAPEQARALTERGEAFAKAGHPETAFQFYMQAVALDPTLMRAHLLKGLVLLDQGLTTEAMAEFETVLKAEPDNAAALEAAGIVYFRNALYDESAQRLARAVALDPARHNAYAHLGAIHNYRGKFAEAVKSFERALELSPDNSAVLNNLGITYAMMGREAEAVAAFTAAIRHGAPTQRTYNNMGLALARMGRYRQALEAFRNAEGDAAAYNNLGYVQFMKGEYDAAIACFEKAIRLEPSYYERANENLKRARLAREFAMASTAPAIRPVANATAQPEGLPLGLAAASANAEIVQTAQSPTQPSVLTPTPLGTQPVYSVHICSWRTKSKANHAARKLIRQGYAAHVNKADIPGKGTWYRVTVGEFMTLKDARALERRLHDRDGYRETRIMKRSSASTAGHAART from the coding sequence ATGACCTACGCAACCGCACGAACCATCACCTGCACGATACTTGTCGCGCTGCTCACAGCGCTGTCCGGCTGCGCAGGCACGCAGCAGTCCGGGGGGCGCTCCATGTCGCTCATGGAGAAATTCCACGCCGGAAAGCCGCTCATGGAAGACGCCAAGGCCCCTGCCGCCACAGACGCCGACGCGCCCGAACAGGCCCGCGCACTCACCGAACGTGGCGAGGCCTTCGCAAAAGCGGGGCACCCCGAGACGGCGTTCCAATTCTATATGCAGGCCGTGGCGCTCGATCCCACGCTCATGCGCGCGCACCTGCTCAAGGGACTCGTGCTGCTCGATCAGGGGCTGACGACCGAGGCCATGGCCGAATTCGAAACCGTGCTCAAGGCGGAACCCGACAACGCCGCCGCCCTCGAAGCGGCGGGCATCGTCTACTTCCGCAACGCGCTCTATGACGAATCCGCCCAGCGCCTCGCGCGGGCCGTGGCCCTCGACCCGGCGCGGCACAACGCCTACGCACATCTGGGCGCCATCCACAACTACCGTGGAAAGTTCGCCGAAGCGGTGAAGAGCTTCGAACGCGCACTCGAGTTGTCGCCCGACAACTCGGCCGTGCTCAACAATCTGGGCATCACCTACGCGATGATGGGCCGCGAGGCCGAGGCCGTCGCCGCCTTCACTGCCGCCATCCGCCACGGCGCGCCCACGCAGCGCACCTACAACAACATGGGGCTGGCACTGGCGCGCATGGGCCGCTACCGCCAGGCCCTCGAAGCCTTCCGCAACGCAGAGGGCGACGCGGCGGCCTACAACAACCTCGGCTACGTGCAGTTCATGAAGGGCGAGTACGATGCGGCCATCGCCTGTTTCGAAAAGGCCATCCGCCTCGAACCAAGCTACTACGAACGCGCCAACGAGAACCTCAAGCGCGCCCGCCTCGCGCGGGAATTCGCCATGGCCTCCACGGCTCCGGCAATCCGCCCGGTCGCCAACGCCACGGCGCAGCCCGAAGGCCTGCCGCTCGGCCTCGCCGCCGCCTCCGCCAACGCGGAGATCGTCCAAACCGCGCAGTCCCCGACGCAGCCGAGCGTGCTCACGCCCACGCCCCTCGGCACGCAGCCGGTGTACTCCGTCCACATCTGCTCGTGGCGCACCAAGAGCAAGGCCAACCACGCCGCTCGCAAGCTGATCCGACAGGGCTATGCGGCCCACGTCAACAAGGCCGACATTCCCGGCAAGGGCACGTGGTACCGCGTGACAGTCGGCGAATTCATGACCCTCAAGGACGCCCGCGCGCTGGAGCGCAGGCTTCACGACCGCGACGGCTACCGCGAAACGCGCATCATGAAGCGCAGTTCGGCCTCCACGGCCGGACACGCGGCCCGCACCTAG
- a CDS encoding TadE/TadG family type IV pilus assembly protein, with the protein MTRTPTRERGMAAVEIALLLPILAVLVYCVVEGGNLLSAYTDVRECSRQAARMIASEHAPQDATALARALAPDLDPEHLTATVIRDTSTDKVTVEVNYVYHTHFKALPSFVSSAASAYTLVARTSMPAL; encoded by the coding sequence ATGACCCGAACGCCAACACGTGAACGCGGCATGGCCGCAGTGGAAATAGCGCTGCTGCTGCCGATTCTGGCCGTACTCGTCTACTGCGTCGTCGAGGGTGGGAACCTGCTCTCGGCCTACACGGACGTGCGCGAATGCAGCCGACAGGCCGCTCGCATGATCGCATCAGAGCACGCCCCGCAGGACGCAACGGCACTGGCAAGGGCACTCGCCCCGGACCTCGATCCCGAGCATCTCACGGCGACGGTCATCCGTGACACATCCACCGACAAAGTCACTGTCGAGGTGAACTATGTCTACCATACCCACTTCAAGGCCCTGCCCTCGTTCGTATCCTCCGCGGCATCGGCCTACACGCTCGTTGCCCGCACGAGCATGCCGGCGCTGTAG
- a CDS encoding vWA domain-containing protein — protein sequence MSTIPTSRPCPRSYPPRHRPTRSLPARACRRCRRFLADARGSAAIFIAVALPALLALAGLGIDSSNLYMAHSRLQGAVDAAALAASLQLPYDPDMSRGLVEQAAQEYLTENHPGAQLVSVAPGTAVRSVQITARAKVDMMLLPVIGIGSETIEAKAMAGFNNLEIVFVIDNSGSMAGAPINETNEAAAQLVDLVMPDGLAASVQIGLVPFRGKVRIPANVDGKPAGCRNADGSYNDGLNSEYYDRKYRYPYYSRLQVTSGTCDSIPFTHALTRDKQEILSAIYEQDGRGDWSGTVISEGLKWGTNVLTPEAPFTEGDASGDMRKILILLTDGDTEDGMCGGSHAVSYTPNNYWTNAYYGMLDMDAHCENQGRLNEDMLKEAVKAKAAGIEIFCIRYGVSDYEDVRLLKEVASSTPGTDDHYFDAPSPYDIGDIFKKIGRQLGWRLLQ from the coding sequence ATGTCTACCATACCCACTTCAAGGCCCTGCCCTCGTTCGTATCCTCCGCGGCATCGGCCTACACGCTCGTTGCCCGCACGAGCATGCCGGCGCTGTAGGCGCTTTCTTGCGGACGCGCGCGGCTCGGCGGCAATCTTCATCGCCGTGGCGCTTCCTGCGCTCCTCGCGCTGGCGGGGCTGGGCATCGATTCGTCGAACCTGTACATGGCCCACTCGCGGCTTCAGGGCGCGGTGGATGCGGCGGCCCTCGCGGCCAGCCTGCAACTGCCCTACGACCCCGACATGAGCCGGGGGCTGGTGGAACAGGCCGCGCAGGAATACCTGACCGAGAACCACCCCGGCGCGCAGCTCGTGTCCGTGGCCCCCGGCACGGCCGTGCGCAGCGTGCAGATCACCGCGCGGGCCAAGGTGGACATGATGCTCCTGCCGGTCATCGGCATCGGCTCCGAGACCATTGAGGCCAAGGCAATGGCGGGCTTCAACAATCTCGAAATCGTCTTCGTCATCGACAACTCGGGCAGTATGGCCGGTGCGCCCATCAACGAGACCAACGAAGCGGCGGCGCAGCTCGTCGATCTGGTCATGCCAGACGGCCTGGCCGCGTCCGTGCAGATCGGGCTGGTGCCCTTCCGGGGCAAGGTCCGCATCCCCGCCAACGTGGACGGCAAGCCCGCCGGATGCCGCAACGCGGACGGCTCCTACAACGACGGCCTGAACAGCGAATACTACGACCGGAAATACCGCTATCCGTACTATTCGCGGCTTCAGGTGACGTCCGGCACCTGCGACAGCATCCCCTTCACCCACGCCCTCACCCGCGACAAGCAGGAAATCCTAAGCGCCATCTACGAGCAGGACGGACGCGGCGACTGGTCCGGCACCGTCATCTCCGAAGGCCTCAAGTGGGGCACGAACGTGCTGACGCCCGAAGCCCCCTTCACGGAGGGCGACGCCTCGGGCGACATGCGCAAGATTCTCATCCTACTCACCGACGGAGACACCGAGGACGGCATGTGCGGCGGCTCGCACGCCGTGTCCTACACGCCAAACAACTACTGGACCAACGCCTACTACGGCATGCTCGACATGGACGCCCACTGCGAGAACCAGGGCCGCCTGAACGAGGATATGCTGAAGGAAGCGGTCAAGGCCAAGGCGGCGGGCATCGAGATATTCTGCATCCGCTACGGCGTGTCGGACTACGAGGACGTCCGCCTGCTCAAGGAGGTCGCCTCCAGCACCCCCGGCACGGACGACCACTACTTCGACGCCCCCTCGCCCTACGACATCGGGGACATCTTCAAGAAGATCGGACGTCAGCTCGGCTGGCGGCTGCTCCAGTAG
- a CDS encoding TadE/TadG family type IV pilus assembly protein, with protein sequence MRYAHAPQATTSRHGGRRGISAVEFALILPVVLGLVMVVVELGNVYFTQATLTKAATGGARLAVTGQGDMEGDRLDRIRARVRELSDVLDLPQPEGAIEIMIRSWDNAYGSGTPEEGDPGRPCEMVEVEVRCPYRPLTPLIGGALTGDLVLSGHRRMVNEPWQPCEFKTASAQ encoded by the coding sequence ATGCGATACGCACACGCGCCACAGGCCACGACATCGCGCCATGGCGGACGCCGGGGCATCTCGGCGGTGGAATTCGCCCTCATTCTGCCGGTTGTTCTCGGGCTGGTGATGGTCGTGGTGGAGCTTGGCAACGTCTATTTCACGCAGGCGACGCTGACCAAGGCCGCCACTGGCGGCGCTCGGCTGGCAGTGACGGGACAGGGAGACATGGAGGGCGATCGGCTCGACCGCATCCGCGCCCGCGTGCGCGAACTTTCCGACGTGCTGGACCTGCCGCAGCCGGAAGGAGCCATCGAAATCATGATCCGCAGTTGGGACAACGCCTACGGCTCGGGCACGCCCGAGGAAGGCGACCCCGGCAGGCCGTGCGAGATGGTGGAGGTGGAGGTGCGCTGTCCGTACCGTCCCCTAACACCGCTCATCGGCGGCGCACTGACCGGGGACCTCGTGCTGTCCGGACACCGGCGCATGGTCAACGAACCGTGGCAGCCCTGCGAATTCAAAACCGCTTCGGCTCAATAA
- a CDS encoding sulfotransferase translates to MGQERFALVYVASSGRSGSTLLDMLLGAQPGLWSVGEFHLLPFEMKRGKTPCGCGEVVARCPFWSGIAAATGDELAPERIGRFRDAAGYGRVLRLGEVRSILRGAAADQPARRDDMRRYGQDNRAVLAKVREAAQVLRGEDVPWIVDASKDVYRLLWLARSGLFDLRVIHLVKDPRAFVYSKVSRLAGLSRLRCAVRMSARWLVENALISQVCRRDVTEGHSRLVRYEDLASHPVETIAGLLDWLGVPARDVRLDFREGNHGVSGNAMRQGAGGIRLDERWKTALPTFLAVFTRTVTFPLARRYGY, encoded by the coding sequence ATGGGGCAGGAGAGATTCGCGTTGGTGTACGTGGCGAGCAGTGGGCGTTCCGGCTCCACGTTGCTCGACATGCTGCTTGGTGCGCAGCCGGGGCTGTGGAGTGTGGGCGAATTCCACCTGCTGCCCTTCGAGATGAAGCGCGGCAAGACTCCCTGCGGCTGCGGCGAGGTCGTGGCGCGCTGTCCGTTCTGGAGCGGCATCGCCGCTGCGACGGGTGATGAATTGGCCCCGGAGCGCATCGGGCGCTTTCGCGACGCGGCAGGCTACGGCAGGGTGCTGCGCCTGGGCGAGGTGCGCTCCATCCTGCGCGGTGCGGCGGCGGACCAGCCCGCGCGGCGTGACGATATGCGCCGGTATGGGCAGGACAACCGCGCCGTGCTGGCAAAGGTCCGCGAAGCGGCGCAGGTGCTGCGCGGCGAGGACGTACCGTGGATCGTCGATGCGTCCAAGGACGTCTATCGCCTGCTGTGGCTCGCCCGGTCCGGGCTGTTCGACCTGCGCGTCATTCATCTGGTCAAGGATCCCCGTGCGTTCGTGTATTCCAAGGTTTCCCGGTTGGCCGGTCTGTCGCGCCTTCGTTGCGCCGTGCGCATGAGCGCGCGCTGGCTGGTCGAGAACGCGCTCATTTCGCAGGTCTGCCGCAGGGATGTGACCGAGGGCCATTCGCGCCTCGTGCGGTATGAGGATCTCGCCTCGCATCCTGTAGAGACGATTGCGGGGCTTCTCGACTGGCTCGGGGTGCCTGCGCGGGACGTGCGGCTCGACTTTCGCGAGGGCAATCACGGCGTGTCCGGCAATGCCATGCGGCAGGGCGCGGGCGGCATTCGCCTCGACGAGCGCTGGAAGACCGCGCTTCCCACGTTCCTTGCCGTCTTTACGCGTACGGTCACCTTTCCCCTTGCCCGGCGCTACGGTTATTGA
- a CDS encoding PAS domain S-box protein codes for MRTRFSLLFISDSEETPNRLALALSAQGLEPAYSMVGSPLALSTALADEPWDIVVADPDQPGMPWHESLAITRTAREHTPFILLAEMPDPDRAARCIAGGADDFVTLDDWGLAPAFRRALQQGQRLRALARSLAEHRHNEEKFRKVIEDSMVGMFRCTPWGRLTSFNPAFARILGYKSQDAFRERLAQGAPTMHISDDSLEVMLNSVQERNHLTDFETRIRRSDGRSIWVSLSARAVRGESGELSAIEGTIEDIDRRKSVEGMIIRAKQEWERTFDSVPDIIVILDSEFAIRRMNMTLASRLGLHPKDAVGRPCSELFGITPVGGDICQRIKAMAHGEGDAIEMEIPSLDGVFLVTVSPFHVDTTEDSEADGIVLVAHDISSRKQLEAQLRQSQKLEAIGTLAGGIAHDFNNILGVIMGYAEMTLESSPEGSAAERRLTEILNAGKRARDLIHQILTFSRQEEPDLKPLALDSVIKEVGKMLRASLPSNIDIITHLAPEAGAVMANLSQIHQVLMNLCTNAAHAMRENGGTLSIALHETTLPAEGDRPTRRAVRLSVSDTGHGIPADIIDNVFDPFFTTKKPDEGTGMGLAMVHGIVNSHGGNVRVESSPGQGAAFHVTLPVAEQEPVAMGETIPPAIGGKGRALFVDDERALAAIGGEMLESLGFSPVVETDSRRALEIFRRNPQSFSLVITDQTMPGLSGQRLAREILALRPDIPIIVCTGYSADMSAEQAREMGIRGFLLKPVLKRDLAACIHAAMGEPQAD; via the coding sequence ATGCGCACCCGCTTCAGCCTGCTCTTCATCTCCGATTCCGAGGAAACCCCGAACCGCCTCGCCCTCGCTCTTTCCGCACAAGGGCTCGAACCGGCCTACAGCATGGTCGGCTCACCCCTTGCCCTGTCCACGGCGCTGGCCGACGAACCATGGGACATCGTCGTTGCCGACCCGGACCAGCCCGGCATGCCGTGGCACGAGAGCCTCGCCATCACCCGCACCGCACGCGAGCACACGCCCTTCATCCTGCTGGCGGAAATGCCCGATCCGGACCGGGCCGCGCGCTGCATCGCTGGCGGCGCGGACGATTTCGTCACCCTCGACGACTGGGGCCTCGCCCCGGCGTTCCGCCGCGCATTGCAGCAGGGCCAGCGCCTGCGCGCACTGGCGCGAAGCCTTGCTGAACACCGTCACAACGAGGAAAAATTCCGCAAGGTCATCGAGGATTCCATGGTCGGCATGTTCCGCTGCACACCATGGGGACGGCTGACCAGCTTCAATCCGGCCTTCGCCCGCATCCTCGGTTACAAATCGCAGGACGCGTTCCGCGAGCGGCTGGCCCAAGGTGCCCCCACCATGCACATCAGCGATGACTCGCTGGAGGTCATGCTGAATAGTGTGCAGGAGCGCAACCACCTCACGGACTTCGAAACCCGCATCCGCCGCTCGGACGGGCGCTCCATCTGGGTATCGCTCTCCGCACGCGCGGTGCGCGGGGAATCCGGCGAGCTGTCCGCCATAGAAGGCACCATAGAGGACATCGACCGCCGCAAATCCGTCGAGGGCATGATCATCCGCGCAAAGCAGGAATGGGAACGCACCTTCGACAGCGTCCCGGACATCATCGTCATCCTCGACAGCGAGTTCGCGATCCGCCGCATGAACATGACCCTCGCCAGCCGTCTGGGGCTGCATCCCAAGGACGCCGTCGGTCGCCCATGCAGCGAACTCTTCGGCATCACTCCCGTAGGCGGCGACATCTGCCAGCGCATCAAGGCCATGGCCCACGGCGAAGGCGACGCCATCGAGATGGAAATTCCCAGCCTCGACGGCGTGTTTCTCGTCACAGTCTCACCGTTCCACGTCGATACGACGGAGGACAGCGAGGCCGACGGCATCGTGCTCGTCGCGCACGACATCAGCAGCCGCAAGCAACTCGAAGCGCAGTTGCGCCAATCCCAGAAGCTGGAGGCCATCGGCACGCTGGCGGGCGGCATCGCCCACGATTTCAACAACATTCTCGGCGTGATCATGGGCTACGCGGAAATGACGCTGGAATCCTCGCCCGAGGGCAGCGCGGCCGAACGACGGCTCACCGAGATTCTCAACGCGGGCAAACGCGCGCGCGATCTCATCCACCAGATTCTCACCTTCAGCAGGCAGGAGGAGCCGGACCTCAAGCCCCTCGCCCTCGACAGCGTCATCAAGGAAGTCGGCAAGATGCTTCGGGCCTCGCTGCCGTCCAACATCGACATCATCACCCACCTCGCGCCGGAAGCCGGAGCGGTGATGGCCAACCTGAGCCAGATTCATCAGGTGCTCATGAACCTGTGCACCAACGCGGCCCACGCCATGCGCGAAAACGGCGGCACGCTCTCCATCGCCCTGCACGAGACGACGCTTCCCGCCGAAGGCGACAGGCCCACGCGGCGCGCCGTGCGCCTCTCCGTGTCCGACACTGGGCACGGCATTCCCGCCGACATCATCGACAACGTCTTCGACCCGTTCTTCACCACCAAGAAGCCAGATGAAGGCACCGGAATGGGGCTAGCCATGGTTCACGGCATCGTCAACAGCCACGGCGGCAACGTGCGCGTCGAGTCCTCCCCCGGACAGGGGGCGGCCTTCCACGTCACCCTGCCCGTGGCCGAACAGGAGCCCGTCGCCATGGGCGAGACTATCCCCCCAGCCATCGGCGGCAAGGGGCGCGCACTGTTCGTGGATGACGAACGCGCCCTCGCGGCCATTGGCGGCGAAATGCTCGAAAGCCTCGGGTTCTCTCCCGTGGTCGAAACGGACAGTCGCCGCGCGCTCGAGATCTTCCGAAGAAATCCGCAGTCCTTCTCACTGGTCATCACGGACCAGACCATGCCCGGACTCTCCGGACAGCGGCTGGCCCGCGAAATCCTCGCCCTGCGCCCAGACATCCCCATCATCGTCTGCACCGGCTACTCGGCGGACATGAGCGCCGAACAGGCCCGCGAGATGGGCATCCGGGGCTTTCTACTCAAACCGGTGCTCAAGCGCGACCTCGCGGCCTGCATCCACGCCGCCATGGGCGAACCGCAAGCAGACTGA